One window of Cygnus atratus isolate AKBS03 ecotype Queensland, Australia chromosome 17, CAtr_DNAZoo_HiC_assembly, whole genome shotgun sequence genomic DNA carries:
- the SPRING1 gene encoding SREBP regulating gene protein, with protein sequence MVPCGALLWRRLLRKRWVLGVVFGLSLVYFLSSTFKQEERTVRDRNLLQVQEHEQPILWKDQFSSGNSSHLSNQCRNSVQGKLLITDELGYICERKDLLVNGCCNVNVPSTKLYSCDSCLPNGCCSVYEYCVSCCLQPNKQHLLERFLNRAAIAFQNLFMAVEDRFELCLAKCRTSSQSVQHENTYRDPIAKYCYGEYPPELLPV encoded by the exons ATGGTGCCCTGCGGGGCGCTGCTGTGGCGGCGGCTGCTGCGGAAGCGCTGGGTGCTCGGCGTCGTCTTCGGGCTCTCCCTCGTTTATTTCCTCAGCAGCACCTTCAAGCAG GAAGAAAGGACGGTGAGAGATCGCAACCTCCTCCAAGTGCAAGAGCACGAGCAGCCGATCCTGTGGAAGGACCAGTTCAGCTCAGGGAACAGCAGCCATCTGAGCAACCAGTGCAGGAATTCTGTTCAGGGGAAGCTTCTCATCACAGATGAACTGG gctaCATCTGTGAGAGGAAGGACTTACTGGTCAATGGCTGTTGTAACGTCAACGTGCCCAGCACAAAGCTGTACAGCTGTGACAGCTGCCTTCCCAACGGCTGCTGTAGTGTGTATGAGTACTGTGTTTCCTGTTGCCTGCAGCCCAACAAG cAACATCTTCTGGAGCGTTTCTTGAACCGGGCAGCTATTGCTTTCCAAAACCTCTTCATGGCAGTCGAAGATCGTTTTGAGTTGTGTCTGGCGAAATGTAGGACTTCATCACAG AGTGTGCAGCATGAAAACACCTATAGAGATCCAATTGCAAAATACTGCTATGGCGAATAtcccccagagctgctgcctgtttgA